A portion of the Punica granatum isolate Tunisia-2019 chromosome 7, ASM765513v2, whole genome shotgun sequence genome contains these proteins:
- the LOC116213004 gene encoding B3 domain-containing protein REM10-like isoform X3 yields MADSGRLQFFKVFLETQSKNRLRIPPAYHKHMEGEKRQVFCLLGPSGDTWQVILVKVLEKDSNELYFRHGWATFVKDHLIENGDLLLFRYIGRRSSAPARCSFSQNPKFTTTINESNERLGYVNIPMRFARSYGLLQKHCATLVDPSGEQWLVELRLRARPHQLNMYSGWREFSSSNDIKIGDTCVFELLHGPEDSQSFSMMVHINELP; encoded by the exons ATGGCTGATTCGGGCAGGCTGCAGTTCTTCAAGGTGTTCCTCGAAACACAAAGCAAAAATCGACTG AGGATCCCTCCTGCTTACCACAAGCATATGGAAGGTGAGAAACGTCAAGTCTTTTGCTTGTTGGGTCCGAGTGGCGATACATGGCAAGTCATTTTGGTAAAAGTACTAGAGAAAGACTCCAATGAGTTGTACTTCAGGCATGGATGGGCGACCTTTGTGAAAGACCATCTGATTGAAAATGgggatttactgcttttccgaTATATTG GTCGTAGATCATCTGCCCCGGCTAGATGTTCCTTTAGTCAGAACCCAAAGTTCACTACGACCATAAACGAGTCCAATGAGCGTCTTGGTTACGT GAACATCCCTATGCGTTTTGCTCGGTCATACGGCCTTCTTCAAAAACATTGTGCGACCCTTGTGGATCCATCGGGAGAGCAATGGTTGGTGGAACTTAGGCTTCGGGCTCGCCCTCATCAGTTGAACATGTATAGTGGGTGGCGTGAGTTTTCTAGCAGCAATGATATCAAGATTGGAGACACATGCGTGTTCGAACTATTGCATGGTCCAGAGGACTCTCAGAGTTTTTCGATGATGGTTCATATTAATGAACTTCCATGA
- the LOC116213004 gene encoding B3 domain-containing protein Os03g0212300-like isoform X1 — translation MADSGRLQFFKVFLETQSKNRLRIPPAYHKHMEGEKRQVFCLLGPSGDTWQVILVKVLEKDSNELYFRHGWATFVKDHLIENGDLLLFRYIGESNFNVEIFGCSGCPKEASFRVRCSQGRRSSAPARCSFSQNPKFTTTINESNERLGYVVINRVFFSMWPNIPMRFARSYGLLQKHCATLVDPSGEQWLVELRLRARPHQLNMYSGWREFSSSNDIKIGDTCVFELLHGPEDSQSFSMMVHINELP, via the exons ATGGCTGATTCGGGCAGGCTGCAGTTCTTCAAGGTGTTCCTCGAAACACAAAGCAAAAATCGACTG AGGATCCCTCCTGCTTACCACAAGCATATGGAAGGTGAGAAACGTCAAGTCTTTTGCTTGTTGGGTCCGAGTGGCGATACATGGCAAGTCATTTTGGTAAAAGTACTAGAGAAAGACTCCAATGAGTTGTACTTCAGGCATGGATGGGCGACCTTTGTGAAAGACCATCTGATTGAAAATGgggatttactgcttttccgaTATATTGGTGAGTCAAATTTTAATGTGGAGATTTTCGGTTGCTCTGGCTGCCCCAAAGAAGCTTCATTTCGTGTCAGGTGTTCTCAAG GTCGTAGATCATCTGCCCCGGCTAGATGTTCCTTTAGTCAGAACCCAAAGTTCACTACGACCATAAACGAGTCCAATGAGCGTCTTGGTTACGTG GTTATTAatcgtgtttttttttccatgtggcCGAACATCCCTATGCGTTTTGCTCGGTCATACGGCCTTCTTCAAAAACATTGTGCGACCCTTGTGGATCCATCGGGAGAGCAATGGTTGGTGGAACTTAGGCTTCGGGCTCGCCCTCATCAGTTGAACATGTATAGTGGGTGGCGTGAGTTTTCTAGCAGCAATGATATCAAGATTGGAGACACATGCGTGTTCGAACTATTGCATGGTCCAGAGGACTCTCAGAGTTTTTCGATGATGGTTCATATTAATGAACTTCCATGA
- the LOC116213004 gene encoding B3 domain-containing protein REM10-like isoform X2: protein MADSGRLQFFKVFLETQSKNRLRIPPAYHKHMEGEKRQVFCLLGPSGDTWQVILVKVLEKDSNELYFRHGWATFVKDHLIENGDLLLFRYIGRRSSAPARCSFSQNPKFTTTINESNERLGYVVINRVFFSMWPNIPMRFARSYGLLQKHCATLVDPSGEQWLVELRLRARPHQLNMYSGWREFSSSNDIKIGDTCVFELLHGPEDSQSFSMMVHINELP, encoded by the exons ATGGCTGATTCGGGCAGGCTGCAGTTCTTCAAGGTGTTCCTCGAAACACAAAGCAAAAATCGACTG AGGATCCCTCCTGCTTACCACAAGCATATGGAAGGTGAGAAACGTCAAGTCTTTTGCTTGTTGGGTCCGAGTGGCGATACATGGCAAGTCATTTTGGTAAAAGTACTAGAGAAAGACTCCAATGAGTTGTACTTCAGGCATGGATGGGCGACCTTTGTGAAAGACCATCTGATTGAAAATGgggatttactgcttttccgaTATATTG GTCGTAGATCATCTGCCCCGGCTAGATGTTCCTTTAGTCAGAACCCAAAGTTCACTACGACCATAAACGAGTCCAATGAGCGTCTTGGTTACGTG GTTATTAatcgtgtttttttttccatgtggcCGAACATCCCTATGCGTTTTGCTCGGTCATACGGCCTTCTTCAAAAACATTGTGCGACCCTTGTGGATCCATCGGGAGAGCAATGGTTGGTGGAACTTAGGCTTCGGGCTCGCCCTCATCAGTTGAACATGTATAGTGGGTGGCGTGAGTTTTCTAGCAGCAATGATATCAAGATTGGAGACACATGCGTGTTCGAACTATTGCATGGTCCAGAGGACTCTCAGAGTTTTTCGATGATGGTTCATATTAATGAACTTCCATGA